From Microthrixaceae bacterium, one genomic window encodes:
- a CDS encoding transposase, translating into MTLTTVSLNGRAHTGGVTEDDIDPAAKPTRRSFTAEYKAEILAEYDTWPKGSEQRGAILRREGLYSSHISEWRKQADAGAREGLARKSKKRRSAEEVELERLRRQNERLSRELAKTQTALEITGKVHALLEQLSESADTENRSKP; encoded by the coding sequence ATGACCTTGACGACTGTGTCGTTGAACGGACGCGCCCACACTGGAGGGGTGACCGAAGACGACATCGATCCGGCAGCGAAGCCGACCCGACGGTCCTTCACCGCGGAGTACAAGGCGGAGATCCTCGCCGAGTACGACACGTGGCCGAAGGGGTCGGAGCAGCGGGGTGCGATCTTGCGCCGCGAGGGCCTGTACAGCTCGCACATCTCGGAGTGGCGCAAGCAGGCCGATGCGGGCGCCCGGGAGGGCTTGGCCCGCAAGTCCAAGAAGCGACGCTCGGCCGAGGAGGTGGAGCTCGAGCGGCTCCGCCGCCAGAACGAGCGTCTGTCGCGGGAGCTGGCCAAGACGCAGACCGCGTTGGAGATCACGGGAAAAGTGCACGCGCTCTTGGAGCAGCTCTCCGAGAGCGCGGACACCGAGAACAGGTCGAAGCCGTGA
- a CDS encoding sigma-70 family RNA polymerase sigma factor — protein MSATRAEASEPACEDEMVAVLRRAFTIALGPRLGAEALSDALLYLVEHRDRVLAMDNPGGYLFTVGRQRALAAYRRPPAPLFPSPVVAGIPDIEPGLVAALGGLSERQRLCVVLVHAFGYRNQEVADLIGISVGSVQTHGRRALTRLRKNLGVTK, from the coding sequence ATGAGCGCGACCCGTGCAGAGGCCAGCGAACCAGCCTGTGAGGACGAGATGGTGGCGGTGCTTCGTCGCGCGTTCACGATTGCACTCGGTCCTCGGCTCGGTGCGGAGGCGCTGTCGGATGCACTCCTCTATCTCGTGGAGCATCGGGACCGGGTCTTGGCGATGGACAACCCTGGCGGGTATCTGTTCACCGTTGGCCGGCAGCGAGCACTCGCGGCGTACCGTCGTCCGCCAGCGCCACTGTTCCCGTCGCCAGTGGTAGCCGGCATCCCCGACATCGAGCCTGGCCTCGTCGCTGCGCTCGGAGGACTGAGCGAGCGACAACGTTTGTGCGTCGTGCTCGTGCACGCATTCGGCTATCGGAACCAGGAGGTCGCCGATCTCATAGGGATCTCTGTTGGCAGCGTCCAGACCCACGGTCGGAGGGCGCTCACCCGCCTCAGGAAGAATCTGGGAGTGACCAAGTGA
- a CDS encoding GNAT family N-acetyltransferase — MRDDAPPRLARGAPHQIPAILLAKLALDSTMHGSGLGRDLLVHALATILDAARRAGGRVVLVDAIDDEARAFYERHDFEALPGQPRRLVLKLSTVAKALGAPWP; from the coding sequence ATGCGCGACGACGCCCCACCGCGGCTCGCTCGTGGCGCACCCCACCAGATTCCGGCGATCCTCCTGGCCAAGCTCGCCCTCGATTCCACGATGCACGGAAGTGGGCTCGGCCGTGACCTTCTCGTCCACGCACTCGCAACGATCCTCGACGCCGCCCGTCGCGCAGGAGGACGAGTCGTGCTCGTCGATGCCATCGACGACGAGGCCCGAGCGTTCTACGAGCGCCACGACTTCGAGGCACTTCCCGGCCAACCTCGGCGCCTCGTCCTGAAGCTCAGCACCGTGGCCAAGGCCCTCGGGGCGCCGTGGCCGTGA
- a CDS encoding IS1182 family transposase, translated as MQGSSRLDRELLDAAALCSHLLGEGSVHAFLAEHRHRLFPDEMFADLFPTRRGRPSVPADVVATVMVLQALEGRSDREACRALQTDIAWKAAAGLALTDEAFHPTVLTLWRNKLRASTAPQRIFDAVKAVVVESGVIASKHRRALDSTVLDDAVARQDTVTMLVAQIRRVRKLVPELAAVWLREHNLEGSRPPCDWDDPGDRDRVVSELVDDANELVWAAEDLDLDDAQTDAVALLALVAGQDVEPGDGPGRWRIARRTAPDRVISTVDPEARHAHKTRASYRDGYKGHVAAEPDTGLVTACDIGPGNAGDAEAAPDLIAEEPAGTEVLGDSAYGSGEFRDHLRSREMNPVIKPPPLRPAVAGGYTLDDFTIDLDARTITCPEGVTVSITKSGSARFGAHCATCPVRARCTTAKAGRVIVLHPHHELLAAARTQADTNEFADTYRQHRPMIERTIAWLVKDNNRRLRYRGIEANRLGWSHRCAAVNLRRLLALGLTHNGGWTITPAT; from the coding sequence ATGCAGGGTTCGTCTCGGCTGGATCGTGAGCTGTTGGACGCTGCGGCGTTGTGCAGCCATCTGCTCGGGGAGGGGTCGGTGCACGCGTTCTTGGCTGAGCACCGTCATCGCCTGTTCCCCGATGAGATGTTCGCAGATCTGTTCCCGACCCGGCGTGGCCGCCCGTCGGTGCCTGCTGATGTGGTGGCGACGGTGATGGTGCTCCAGGCGCTGGAGGGCCGCTCGGATCGCGAGGCGTGCCGGGCGTTGCAGACCGACATCGCCTGGAAGGCGGCGGCGGGGCTGGCGTTGACCGACGAGGCGTTCCATCCGACGGTGCTGACGTTGTGGCGCAACAAGCTGCGGGCCTCGACGGCCCCGCAGCGGATCTTCGACGCGGTGAAGGCCGTGGTCGTGGAGTCCGGGGTGATCGCCTCCAAGCACCGCCGGGCGCTGGACTCGACGGTGCTCGATGACGCGGTGGCCCGCCAGGACACGGTCACGATGCTCGTCGCTCAGATCCGGCGGGTCCGCAAGCTGGTGCCCGAGCTCGCTGCGGTGTGGTTGCGTGAGCACAACCTCGAAGGCAGCCGCCCGCCTTGTGATTGGGACGACCCGGGCGATCGGGACCGGGTCGTCTCCGAGCTGGTTGATGACGCCAACGAGCTCGTGTGGGCCGCTGAGGACCTCGACCTCGACGACGCCCAGACCGACGCCGTCGCGCTGCTCGCGTTGGTCGCGGGGCAAGACGTCGAACCCGGTGACGGGCCCGGCCGTTGGCGCATCGCGCGGCGCACCGCCCCCGACCGGGTCATCTCCACCGTCGATCCCGAGGCTCGCCACGCCCACAAGACCCGGGCGTCCTACCGCGACGGCTACAAGGGCCACGTCGCCGCCGAGCCAGACACCGGTCTGGTCACCGCGTGCGACATCGGCCCTGGCAACGCCGGTGACGCCGAGGCTGCCCCCGATCTGATCGCGGAGGAACCGGCCGGCACCGAGGTGCTCGGCGACTCCGCGTACGGCTCCGGCGAGTTCCGTGACCACCTCCGCTCCCGGGAGATGAACCCGGTGATCAAGCCCCCGCCGCTGCGGCCAGCGGTCGCGGGCGGCTACACCCTCGACGACTTCACCATCGACCTCGACGCCCGCACCATCACCTGCCCCGAAGGCGTGACCGTCTCGATCACCAAGTCCGGCTCGGCCCGCTTCGGAGCCCACTGCGCCACCTGCCCGGTCCGGGCACGCTGCACCACCGCCAAGGCCGGGCGGGTCATCGTGTTGCACCCCCACCACGAACTGCTCGCCGCGGCCCGAACACAAGCCGACACCAACGAGTTCGCCGACACCTACCGGCAACACCGGCCGATGATCGAACGCACCATCGCCTGGCTCGTCAAGGACAACAACAGGCGTCTCCGCTACCGAGGCATCGAAGCGAACCGACTCGGATGGTCCCACCGATGCGCCGCGGTGAACCTCCGCCGGCTCCTCGCCCTCGGACTCACCCACAACGGCGGCTGGACCATCACCCCGGCGACCTGA
- a CDS encoding IS3 family transposase, translating into MTAEHLPALEEATSTKKACELLGVNRSTILRRRRPPVLGPPPPRPAPPNKLTEPERQHVLSVLRSERYCDLAPAQVWAQLLDDGIYLCSIRTMYRLLAAAGENRERRRQRTHPARKKPELIARGPNQVWSWDITKLAGPERGIYYELFVIIDIYSRYVVAWTVAAAETGELAEAFIADAFDSQGVGRDQLTLHADRGTSMTSKPVAQLLVDLGVTRSHSRPSVSNDNPYSEAQFKTLKYCPAFPGRFGSIADARSFCSAFFDHYNHVHRHAGIGLHTPASVHYGTATEIRAARAQTLTAAYNANPARFRHRPPTPPRLPNVAWINEPNREALIQSA; encoded by the coding sequence GTGACGGCCGAACACCTCCCCGCTCTCGAGGAAGCGACCTCGACGAAGAAGGCATGCGAGCTGCTGGGCGTGAACCGCTCGACGATCCTGCGTCGCCGCCGACCGCCGGTGCTGGGCCCGCCGCCACCTCGTCCGGCGCCGCCGAACAAGTTGACCGAGCCCGAGCGTCAGCACGTGTTGTCGGTCCTGCGATCCGAGCGGTATTGCGATCTGGCACCGGCGCAGGTGTGGGCCCAGCTGCTCGATGACGGGATCTACCTGTGCTCGATCCGCACCATGTACCGGCTTCTCGCCGCCGCTGGGGAGAACCGCGAACGGCGTCGACAGCGCACCCACCCGGCCCGCAAGAAACCAGAACTCATCGCCCGAGGCCCGAACCAAGTCTGGAGTTGGGACATCACCAAGCTCGCCGGGCCCGAACGCGGCATCTACTACGAGCTGTTCGTGATCATCGACATCTACTCCCGCTACGTCGTGGCCTGGACCGTCGCCGCAGCGGAGACCGGAGAGCTCGCCGAAGCCTTCATCGCGGATGCCTTCGACTCCCAGGGCGTCGGCCGTGACCAGCTGACCCTGCACGCGGATCGGGGAACATCGATGACCTCGAAACCTGTCGCGCAGCTCCTCGTCGATCTCGGCGTCACCCGCTCGCACAGCCGCCCGTCGGTCTCCAACGACAACCCCTACTCCGAAGCCCAGTTCAAGACGCTCAAGTACTGCCCGGCCTTCCCCGGCCGGTTCGGTTCGATCGCCGACGCCCGATCGTTCTGCTCGGCGTTCTTCGATCACTACAACCACGTCCACCGCCACGCCGGCATCGGGCTGCACACCCCCGCATCGGTCCACTACGGCACCGCCACCGAGATCCGCGCTGCACGAGCCCAGACGCTCACCGCGGCCTACAACGCGAACCCAGCCCGATTCCGCCACCGACCACCCACGCCACCGAGGCTTCCCAACGTCGCGTGGATCAACGAACCCAACCGAGAAGCACTCATCCAATCCGCGTAA